One Nonomuraea angiospora DNA segment encodes these proteins:
- a CDS encoding ABC transporter substrate-binding protein — protein sequence MPKKVTAVLSVALLATASLAACGDGGESSAGNQITVWTEENLNDRMAVQNQIAADFTKKTGIQVKLVAMAEDQFSQAVTAAAAAGDLPDVIGALPLAAVRELEANDLLDTETPGKVVDQLGRDSFSPRALELDSSGGKLLAVPSDGWAQLILYRKDLFDKAGLQPPDTYERLQAAAAKLNTGGVAGITLAIAPKDSFTAQSFEHVALANGCQLVDNSGNVALDSPQCVKAFEFYGKLAKDYSVKGKQDVDSTRATYFSGKAAMTIWSSFILDELAGLRKDALPSCQECRADPEWLAKNTGVVTALKGPDGSAPAQYGEIVSWAVTRDAAKDPAAKFVAYMMNEGYERWIGMAPEGKFPTRKGFEDKWNKLPAGVDSKKPLAGIYPADVLDALRKSPDTFARWGIPQGQGKLIGATMGELPVPKALSAVVDGSLTPQAAAARAKADVETIKRGIRQ from the coding sequence ATGCCGAAGAAGGTAACCGCCGTCCTCTCCGTCGCGCTGCTGGCCACCGCCTCACTGGCGGCGTGCGGCGACGGTGGCGAGTCGTCCGCCGGCAACCAGATCACCGTCTGGACAGAAGAGAACCTCAACGACCGGATGGCCGTACAGAACCAGATCGCCGCCGACTTCACCAAGAAGACCGGGATCCAGGTGAAGCTGGTCGCCATGGCCGAGGACCAGTTCAGCCAGGCCGTGACGGCCGCCGCCGCGGCCGGCGACCTGCCGGACGTGATCGGCGCGCTGCCGCTGGCGGCGGTGCGCGAGCTGGAGGCCAACGACCTGCTCGACACCGAGACCCCCGGCAAGGTCGTCGACCAGCTCGGCCGCGACTCCTTCTCGCCGCGGGCCCTGGAGCTCGACAGCTCGGGCGGGAAGCTGCTCGCGGTGCCGAGCGACGGGTGGGCGCAGCTGATCCTCTACCGCAAGGACCTGTTCGACAAGGCCGGGCTGCAGCCGCCCGACACGTACGAGCGGCTGCAGGCGGCGGCCGCCAAGCTCAACACGGGAGGCGTCGCGGGCATCACGCTGGCGATCGCGCCGAAGGACTCGTTCACCGCGCAGAGCTTCGAGCACGTCGCGCTCGCGAACGGCTGCCAGCTCGTCGACAATTCCGGAAATGTCGCCCTGGACTCGCCGCAGTGCGTGAAGGCGTTCGAGTTCTACGGCAAGCTCGCCAAGGACTACTCCGTCAAGGGCAAGCAGGACGTCGACTCCACCCGGGCCACCTACTTCTCCGGCAAGGCGGCCATGACGATCTGGTCGTCGTTCATCCTCGACGAGCTGGCCGGGCTCCGTAAGGACGCGCTGCCGAGCTGCCAGGAGTGCCGCGCCGACCCCGAGTGGCTGGCCAAGAACACCGGCGTGGTCACGGCGCTGAAGGGGCCCGACGGGAGCGCGCCCGCGCAGTACGGCGAGATCGTCTCCTGGGCGGTCACCCGTGACGCCGCCAAGGACCCCGCCGCGAAGTTCGTCGCCTACATGATGAACGAGGGCTACGAGCGCTGGATCGGCATGGCGCCCGAGGGCAAGTTCCCGACCCGCAAGGGCTTCGAGGACAAATGGAACAAGCTGCCCGCCGGGGTCGACTCCAAGAAGCCGCTGGCCGGCATCTACCCGGCCGACGTGCTGGACGCCCTGCGCAAGAGTCCCGACACCTTCGCCCGCTGGGGGATCCCGCAGGGGCAGGGCAAGCTGATCGGCGCCACCATGGGCGAGCTGCCCGTGCCCAAGGCGCTCAGCGCGGTCGTGGACGGCTCCCTGACCCCGCAGGCCGCCGCCGCCCGGGCCAAGGCCGACGTGGAGACGATCAAGCGCGGGATCCGCCAGTGA
- a CDS encoding zinc-dependent alcohol dehydrogenase, which translates to MRVITFEQPGRVRVSLESPADLAPGSVRVRTIYSGVSAGTELTAYRGTNPYLNRHWDTERRLFVDGQTHAYPLTGWGYQEVGEVVEAAPDVADPPVGSIVWGIWGHRAEAVVPAEKLVGHVMPPGADPLTGVFARVGAIALNAVHASDVHLGDQIAIFGQGVIGLLATRLAVLSGARVVAADAIPDRLELARRFGAAEVFDVRSGSVAEFMRKRVEGADTVIELSGTHQGLHEAIRTVRKGGRVVAAGFYQGDGVGLRLGEEFHHNQVQLVSSQIGGVASWLAHRWDVERLQRTFMALVHEGQIEVGDLISHVVPVERAAEAFDLIDKHQSEVLQLVFTFEE; encoded by the coding sequence ATGCGCGTCATCACGTTCGAGCAGCCAGGCCGTGTCCGCGTCAGCCTGGAATCGCCAGCCGACCTGGCGCCGGGATCCGTACGAGTCCGTACGATCTACTCCGGCGTTTCGGCAGGCACGGAGCTCACCGCCTATCGCGGCACAAATCCATATCTCAACCGTCATTGGGACACCGAGCGCCGCCTCTTCGTCGATGGCCAGACGCACGCCTACCCGCTGACCGGCTGGGGCTACCAGGAGGTCGGCGAGGTCGTCGAGGCCGCGCCCGACGTCGCCGACCCGCCGGTGGGCAGCATCGTGTGGGGCATCTGGGGCCACCGCGCCGAGGCCGTCGTGCCGGCCGAGAAGCTGGTGGGGCACGTGATGCCGCCCGGCGCCGACCCGCTGACCGGCGTGTTCGCCCGGGTCGGGGCCATCGCGCTCAACGCGGTGCACGCCTCCGACGTGCACCTCGGCGACCAGATCGCGATCTTCGGGCAGGGCGTCATCGGGCTGCTCGCCACCCGCCTGGCCGTGCTGAGCGGCGCCCGGGTGGTCGCGGCCGACGCCATCCCCGACCGGCTGGAGCTGGCCAGGAGGTTCGGCGCGGCCGAGGTGTTCGACGTGCGCTCCGGGTCGGTGGCCGAGTTCATGCGCAAGCGCGTCGAGGGCGCCGACACGGTCATCGAGCTGAGCGGCACCCACCAGGGCCTGCACGAGGCCATCAGGACCGTGCGCAAGGGCGGCAGGGTCGTGGCCGCAGGCTTCTACCAGGGCGACGGCGTCGGGCTGCGGCTGGGCGAGGAGTTCCACCACAACCAGGTCCAGCTCGTCTCCTCCCAGATCGGCGGCGTGGCCTCGTGGCTGGCGCACCGGTGGGACGTCGAGCGGCTGCAGCGCACGTTCATGGCGCTCGTGCACGAGGGCCAGATCGAGGTCGGCGACCTGATCAGCCACGTGGTCCCCGTCGAGAGGGCCGCGGAGGCCTTCGACCTGATCGACAAGCACCAGTCCGAGGTGCTCCAGCTCGTCTTCACCTTCGAGGAGTGA
- a CDS encoding sugar phosphate isomerase/epimerase family protein, with product MKLAVQEQLLPGRTLQEKFAFALDAGFDAIELRGKGDFHFAGRLTELKRARADGVVMPTVCVDMPHFIGDFDPAKRKDAIQQLRSQLTVIAELGGVGVMTPASWGQFSLRLPPFQPPRSAQDDREVLTEALGILGEHAQRNGVLIMLEPLNRYENHMVNTLAEAVSYCSMDSIRIVGDTYHMNIEEDDPCRSLVEAAPYLAHMQISESNRNQPGTGHIDWGAQLATLDAVGYDGYLALECRLRGEPEIVLPQTAAFVRKYL from the coding sequence GTGAAGCTCGCCGTACAGGAGCAGCTTCTGCCCGGCCGCACGCTGCAGGAGAAGTTCGCGTTCGCGCTCGATGCCGGGTTCGACGCCATCGAACTGCGCGGCAAGGGCGATTTCCACTTCGCGGGCCGCCTGACGGAGCTCAAGCGGGCGCGGGCCGACGGCGTGGTCATGCCGACGGTGTGCGTGGACATGCCGCACTTCATCGGCGACTTCGACCCGGCCAAGCGCAAGGACGCCATCCAGCAGCTCAGATCGCAGCTCACGGTGATCGCCGAGCTGGGCGGCGTCGGCGTCATGACGCCCGCCTCCTGGGGGCAGTTCTCGCTCCGGCTGCCGCCGTTCCAGCCGCCGCGCAGCGCGCAGGATGACCGCGAGGTGCTGACCGAGGCGCTGGGCATCCTGGGCGAGCACGCGCAGCGCAACGGCGTGCTGATCATGCTCGAACCCCTCAACCGGTACGAGAACCACATGGTCAACACCCTGGCCGAGGCCGTCTCCTACTGCTCGATGGACTCGATCAGGATCGTCGGCGACACCTACCACATGAACATCGAGGAGGACGACCCCTGCCGCTCGCTGGTCGAGGCCGCCCCCTACCTCGCGCACATGCAGATCAGCGAGTCCAACCGCAACCAGCCCGGCACCGGTCACATCGACTGGGGCGCGCAGCTGGCCACGCTCGACGCCGTCGGCTACGACGGCTACCTCGCCCTGGAATGCCGCCTGCGGGGCGAACCCGAGATCGTCCTCCCCCAGACCGCGGCCTTCGTCAGGAAATACCTATGA
- a CDS encoding zinc-dependent alcohol dehydrogenase, which produces MSSVLSIEAPGEVCLVEEKLPGIPEGGFMLATTHSGVSAGTELTYVKGTNPYLSSTWDPALGLFSEGTPSIAYPVRGIGYMQVGLVVETRTRAVSEGALVAMCYGHRTAYVADPMADRFVELPEDLDPMLGVYVAHMGPICANGLLHAAHDLHGPAVQRLGDGVRGRRVAVVGAGVVGLLTACFAMACDAAEVVVVDETPARLAIAAALGANVLAADVDADEDPAVDLKRRWRHGRDDRGADVVFQCRGQTRALALGLRMLRPQGTLVDLAFYTQGAQEVRLGEEFHHNGLTLRCAQIGRVPRGLAHSWDRERLSHETIALLRRYGGRLREHVITDVVGFAEAPRFLSDLAARRRQTVQAVLSDHVEEEGG; this is translated from the coding sequence ATGAGTAGTGTCCTGAGTATCGAGGCGCCCGGGGAAGTTTGCCTGGTCGAGGAGAAGTTGCCGGGCATCCCCGAGGGTGGGTTCATGCTGGCCACCACCCACAGCGGGGTCTCGGCCGGGACCGAGCTGACCTACGTCAAGGGCACCAACCCCTACCTGTCCTCGACCTGGGACCCGGCGCTCGGGCTGTTCTCCGAGGGCACGCCGTCGATCGCCTACCCGGTGCGCGGCATCGGCTACATGCAGGTCGGCCTGGTGGTCGAGACGCGTACACGGGCGGTGAGCGAGGGTGCGCTGGTCGCGATGTGTTACGGACATCGCACGGCGTACGTGGCGGACCCGATGGCCGACCGGTTCGTGGAGCTGCCGGAGGACCTCGACCCCATGCTCGGCGTCTACGTCGCCCACATGGGCCCGATCTGCGCCAACGGCCTCCTGCACGCCGCGCACGACCTGCACGGCCCGGCCGTGCAGCGGCTCGGCGACGGCGTGCGCGGGCGGCGGGTCGCGGTCGTGGGAGCGGGCGTGGTGGGGCTGCTGACGGCCTGCTTCGCCATGGCCTGCGACGCGGCCGAGGTCGTGGTCGTGGACGAGACCCCGGCCAGGCTGGCGATCGCCGCGGCGCTCGGCGCGAACGTCCTGGCCGCCGACGTGGATGCTGACGAGGATCCCGCCGTGGACCTGAAGCGCCGCTGGCGGCACGGCCGCGACGACCGGGGCGCCGACGTGGTGTTCCAGTGCCGCGGCCAGACCAGGGCGCTGGCCCTCGGGCTCAGGATGCTGCGCCCGCAGGGCACGCTGGTGGACCTCGCCTTCTACACGCAGGGCGCGCAGGAGGTGCGGCTGGGCGAGGAGTTCCACCACAACGGGCTGACGCTGCGCTGCGCCCAGATCGGCCGGGTGCCGCGCGGCCTGGCGCACTCCTGGGACCGCGAGCGGCTCTCGCACGAGACGATCGCCCTGCTCAGGCGGTACGGAGGGCGGCTACGTGAGCACGTGATCACCGACGTCGTCGGGTTCGCCGAGGCCCCCCGGTTCCTGTCCGACCTCGCGGCCAGACGCCGGCAGACCGTCCAGGCCGTGCTCAGCGACCACGTCGAGGAGGAGGGCGGCTGA
- a CDS encoding Gfo/Idh/MocA family protein, whose translation MSGFPDVSIAGIADIDLHRAEALASRHGAPAYGDHADLLSAGGLDAVYVCVPPFAHGTPEHDVLSCNLPFFVEKPLSLDLQTAENIASEIERRSLPTAVGHHWRYLDLIGHARDLLAERPVRLALGHWLDKVPPVAWWLNPSMSGGQIVEQAVHVLDLARVLVGEVSMVHAVPAANHSDGEVDRATAAVLRFADGAAGLLATSCLLTQKHRVGLEVCADGLALELSETRLLVDGRRVIEDDGQAKTRVDREFVNAVQGKDADVRVPYGEALRTHRLALALAQSAAERRPVVLDE comes from the coding sequence CTGTCCGGCTTCCCAGATGTCTCGATCGCGGGAATCGCCGACATTGATCTCCACAGGGCCGAGGCTTTGGCCTCCCGGCACGGCGCCCCCGCCTATGGTGACCATGCCGACCTACTCAGCGCCGGCGGTCTCGATGCTGTTTACGTCTGTGTGCCTCCTTTCGCGCACGGCACCCCCGAACATGATGTTCTGTCGTGTAATCTACCGTTTTTTGTGGAAAAACCCCTTTCGCTCGACCTCCAAACCGCAGAAAACATCGCGTCCGAAATCGAGCGAAGATCTCTGCCGACCGCGGTCGGTCATCACTGGCGTTATCTCGACCTCATCGGACACGCCCGTGACCTGCTCGCCGAGCGCCCCGTACGGCTCGCCCTGGGCCACTGGCTGGACAAGGTGCCGCCGGTCGCCTGGTGGCTGAACCCGAGCATGTCCGGCGGCCAGATCGTCGAGCAGGCCGTCCACGTGCTGGACCTCGCCCGGGTCCTGGTGGGCGAGGTGTCGATGGTGCACGCCGTCCCCGCCGCCAACCACAGCGACGGCGAGGTGGACCGGGCCACGGCGGCGGTCCTGCGCTTCGCCGACGGCGCGGCCGGGCTGCTGGCCACCTCCTGCCTGCTCACCCAGAAGCACCGGGTGGGGCTGGAGGTGTGCGCCGACGGCCTCGCGCTGGAGCTCAGCGAGACGCGGCTGCTGGTGGACGGCCGGCGGGTGATCGAGGACGACGGCCAGGCGAAGACGCGCGTGGACCGGGAGTTCGTCAACGCGGTGCAGGGTAAGGACGCCGACGTGCGCGTACCGTACGGGGAGGCGCTGCGGACGCATCGCCTGGCGCTGGCACTCGCGCAGTCCGCGGCGGAACGGAGGCCGGTGGTGCTGGATGAGTAG
- a CDS encoding glucosyl-3-phosphoglycerate synthase, whose protein sequence is MERNLRALARIQEWYGPHSSTAAEWPVDALMLAKGSTTVSVILPARDEERTVGDIVRVIRRDLVERVPLVDEILVVDSNSIDATAERAREAGARVVAQNQVLSHLPPLTGKGEALWKGLAASRGDIVVFVDADLLDFGAHFVSGLVGPLLVDSDISFVKATYERPFTGEDGVVRRAGGGRVTELVARPLINMFWPELAGFAQPLGGEYAARREVLEQVPFVTEYGVEFGLLVDLLQLVGLDAMAQVDLGSRTHTHQSMSALGRMAGQIMLTAWSRLERQGRVMAAQGPGHTMLQFGIDGADLVDVAVAERPPLASLVQEEDVA, encoded by the coding sequence ATGGAGAGAAACCTGCGAGCCTTGGCCAGAATCCAGGAATGGTACGGTCCGCACTCGAGCACGGCAGCCGAGTGGCCGGTCGACGCCCTGATGCTGGCCAAGGGATCCACCACGGTAAGTGTCATCCTGCCGGCTCGTGACGAAGAGCGCACAGTGGGTGACATCGTCCGTGTGATCCGCCGCGACCTCGTCGAACGGGTTCCGCTCGTCGACGAGATCCTCGTCGTCGACTCCAACTCGATCGACGCCACCGCCGAACGCGCCCGCGAGGCGGGCGCCCGCGTGGTGGCGCAGAACCAGGTGCTCTCCCACCTTCCGCCCTTGACGGGCAAGGGGGAGGCCCTGTGGAAGGGGCTGGCCGCCTCAAGGGGCGACATCGTCGTGTTCGTGGACGCCGACCTGCTCGACTTCGGCGCCCACTTCGTGTCCGGCCTGGTCGGACCGCTGCTGGTGGACAGTGACATCAGCTTCGTCAAGGCGACCTACGAACGTCCGTTCACGGGCGAGGACGGCGTGGTCCGCCGCGCCGGGGGCGGCCGGGTGACCGAGCTGGTCGCCCGACCCTTGATCAACATGTTCTGGCCCGAGCTGGCCGGGTTCGCCCAGCCGCTCGGCGGCGAGTACGCGGCCAGGCGCGAGGTCCTGGAGCAGGTGCCCTTCGTCACCGAGTACGGCGTGGAGTTCGGCCTCCTCGTCGACCTGCTCCAGCTCGTCGGCCTGGACGCGATGGCCCAGGTGGACCTGGGCAGCCGAACGCACACACACCAGTCGATGAGCGCGCTCGGCCGCATGGCCGGGCAGATCATGCTCACCGCCTGGTCCCGCCTGGAGCGCCAGGGGCGCGTAATGGCGGCTCAGGGCCCCGGGCACACGATGCTGCAGTTCGGGATCGACGGGGCGGACCTGGTGGACGTGGCCGTGGCGGAGCGACCTCCGCTCGCCTCCCTCGTACAAGAG